A region from the Onychomys torridus chromosome 22, mOncTor1.1, whole genome shotgun sequence genome encodes:
- the Ddost gene encoding LOW QUALITY PROTEIN: dolichyl-diphosphooligosaccharide--protein glycosyltransferase 48 kDa subunit (The sequence of the model RefSeq protein was modified relative to this genomic sequence to represent the inferred CDS: inserted 4 bases in 4 codons; substituted 2 bases at 2 genomic stop codons), producing the protein MKMDPRLAAGAWRLSGLLVAAPSXVCTSRPHTLMLLDNLNMQDTHLMFFGSLKYQGIELTFKTTDDSSLSLIKYWEFLWDNLIFSSLVDDFGGNINVETISAFADGGGGALVATNSHMGDPFQELGGECGTEFDEEKTAVIDHHNYDVSDLGQHTLVXDTENLLKAPTIDGKLSLNATFFLGAGMAADPDSPLVLGILTGSSICYSFPDKPITQYHHTMGKGTLLIMGLHTKNNAQVILSGSLDFFSDXFFNSAVQKATPGTQRYFQSDNCELAVALYCWLFKVEGILXVGTVFHPWVGETAPPNAYTVINLVEYSIVIGQLSNGKWXLFDDDDIXLEFLHMDPVEKTFLKRESGKFTVQFKLSNVYAVFQFTVAHNRLGHTHLYSSTQVSGKHQSLLCQYLLHDGCLFSVFLHTKEKSE; encoded by the exons ATGAAGATGGATCCCCGCCTCGCCGCTGGTGCCTGGCGCCTTAGTGGGCTGCTGGTGGCTGCACCCAGCTAGGTCTGTACCAGCAGGCCCCATACCCTCATGCTACTGGACAACCTCAACATGCAGGACACACACTTGATGTTCTTCGGCAGCCTGAAGTACCAGGGCATTGAGCTCACTTTCAAGACcacagatgactccagcttgtccCTCATTAAGTACTGGGAGTTCCTCTGGGACAACCTCATCTTCTCCTCCTTGGTGGATGACTTTGGAGGCAACATTAACGTGGAGACCATCAGCGCTTTTGCTGATGGTGGTGGCGGTGCTTTGGTGGCTACCAACTCTCACATGGGTGACCCTTTTCAGGAACTGGGCGGTGAGTGTGGAACTGAATTTGATGAAGAGAAAACAGCTGTCATTGACCATCACAATTATGATGTCTCAGACCTTGGCCAGCATACGCTTG ATGACACTGAGAACTTGTTGAAGGCCCCAACCATTGATGGGAAGTTATCTCTGAACGCCACTTTCTTCCTGGGAGCTGGAATGGCGGCAGACCCTGACAGTCCCTTGGTTCTGGGCATCCTAACAGGCTCTTCAATCTGTTACTCCTTCCCAGATAAGCCCATCACCCAGTACCACCACACAATGGGGAAGGGCACTCTTTTGATCATGGGgctccaca CCAAGAACAATGCCCAGGTTATCCTCAGTGgctctctggatttcttcagtg GCTTCTTCAACTCAGCAGTACAGAAGGCCACACCCGGCACCCAGAGGTATTTTCAGTCAGACAACTGTGAGCTAGCTGTGGCCCTCTACTGCTGGTTGTTCAAGGTGGAAGGCATCCTCTGAGTGGGAACTGTGTTTCATCCTTGGGTGGGCGAGACAGCCCCACCCAATGCCTACACTGTTATTAACCTGGTGGAATACAGCATTGTGATTGGCCAGCTCTCCAATGGCAAGT GACTCTTTGATGATGATGACA AGCTAGAGTTCCTGCACATGGACCCTGTGGAAAAGACCTTCTTGAAGAGAGAAAGTGGCAAGTTCACTGTCCAGTTCAAGCTCTCCAATGTGTATGCTGTATTCCAGTTTACAGTGGCCCACAACCGGCTAGGCCACACACACCTATACTCCTCCACACAGGTGTCAGGGAAGCACCAATCTCTACTGTGCCAGTACCTTCTCCATGATGGCTGCCTCTTCAGTGTCTTCTTACACACAAAGGAGAAATCTGAGTGA